Proteins encoded within one genomic window of Elephas maximus indicus isolate mEleMax1 chromosome 21, mEleMax1 primary haplotype, whole genome shotgun sequence:
- the LOC126065006 gene encoding metallothionein-2 yields the protein MDSNCSCATGGSCACPGSCKCKECKCTSCRKSCCSCCPVGCAKCAQGCICKGASDKCSCCA from the exons ATGGACTCCAACTGCTCCTGCGCTACCG GAGGTTCCTGCGCCTGCCCCGGCTCCTGCAAATGCAAAGAGTGCAAATGCACTTCCTGCAGAAAGA gctgctgctcctgctgcccCGTGGGCTGTGCCAAGTGTGCCCAGGGCTGCATCTGCAAAGGGGCATCAGACAAGTGCAGCTGCTGCGCCTGA